Proteins found in one Triticum aestivum cultivar Chinese Spring chromosome 4D, IWGSC CS RefSeq v2.1, whole genome shotgun sequence genomic segment:
- the LOC100037651 gene encoding fasciclin-like arabinogalactan protein 8 encodes MAGAQLRRVVAVVLLACCCGMAPAATARGMSAGIAHNITSFLSGHPEYKQYNQYLTETRVCDEINARAGVTVLVLGDGAMSTLVSDAGADLGAIKNALRLHALLDYWDVKKLKALPAGADTLTDTFYQAAGGAATSATGSVKMAKLEGGGFGFASAASPGDAYDATFAKALKQTQYDFAVLEVTAPIEFDGLFEGPSVSNLTKLLERAGCKRFAELIASSGVLKDYQAAMADEAGLTLFAPKDDAFLGKGAPDVDAMPRADLVALLRYHALPGYNPRPSLKLVKASARPFRTLASTAGGKYNVSVVARGDDVSLDTGLRKSRVAETVLDDTPVCVLTVDRLLMPLELFAGAPAEAPSPTPAPAPSPADATPSSPPAPPPADAPSEAAADHVHKDVKASSATVVTSRTIGALAAAACSAVLASLL; translated from the coding sequence atggcgggggcGCAGCTGCGGCGCGTGGTGGCCGTGGTCCTCCTGGCCTGCTGCTGCGGCAtggcgccggcggcgacggcgagggggaTGTCGGCGGGGATCGCGCACAACATCACGTCCTTCCTCAGCGGCCACCCGGAGTACAAGCAGTACAACCAGTACCTGACGGAGACGCGGGTGTGCGACGAGATCAACGCGCGCGCGGGGGTCACGGTGCTGGTCCTCGGCGACGGCGCCATGTCCACGCTGGTGTCGGACGCCGGGGCCGACCTGGGCGCCATCAAGAACGCGCTGCGCCTCCACGCGCTGCTCGACTACTGGGACGTCAAGAAGCTGAAAGCCCTCCCCGCCGGCGCCGACACGCTCACCGACACCTTCTACCaggccgcgggcggcgcggccacCAGCGCCACGGGCAGCGTCAAGATGGCCAAGCTGGAGGGCGGCGGCTTCGGCTTCGCGTCCGCCGCCAGCCCCGGCGACGCCTACGACGCCACCTTCGCCAAGGCGCTCAAGCAGACGCAGTACGACTTCGCGGTGCTGGAGGTCACGGCGCCCATCGAGTTCGACGGCCTCTTCGAAGGGCCCTCCGTCTCCAACCTCACCAAGCTGCTGGAGAGGGCCGGCTGCAAGCGCTTCGCAGAGCTCATCGCCAGCTCCGGCGTGCTCAAGGACTACCAGGCGGCGATGGCGGACGAGGCCGGGCTGACCCTGTTCGCGCCCAAGGACGACGCGTTCCTGGGCAAGGGCGCGCCGGACGTGGACGCGATGCCCCGCGCCGACCTCGTCGCGCTGCTGCGGTACCACGCGCTGCCGGGGTACAACCCGAGGCCGTCGCTGAAGCTGGTGAAGGCGTCGGCCCGGCCGTTCCGCACGCTGGCGTCCACCGCGGGCGGGAAGTACAACGTGTCGGTGGTGGCCCGCGGCGACGACGTGTCGCTCGACACCGGCCTCCGCAAGTCCCGCGTGGCCGAGACGGTCCTGGACGACACGCCCGTGTGCGTGCTCACGGTGGACCGCCTCCTGATGCCCCTGGAGCTCTTCGCCGGCGCGCCCGCGGAGGCCCCCTCGCCGACGCCCGCGCCGGCGCCGTCCCCCGCGGACGCAACGCCGAGCTCCCCGCCCGCGCCGCCACCGGCCGACGCCCCGTCggaggccgccgcggaccacgttcaCAAGGACGTCAAGGCGTCGTCTGCCACCGTCGTCACGTCGCGGACGATCGGCGCGCTCGCCGCGGCCGCGTGCTCCGCCGTGCTCGCGTCTCTACTGTGA